The bacterium BMS3Abin08 genome segment ACAGAAGCGGATTATTGAAGAAATACTGAAACTCAAGGACCTGAGAAGGGCTGTGCTCCTGGCCCATAACTATCAGAGGGACGAGGTGCAGGAGATTGCGGACTTCGTTGGTGATTCCCTGGAACTGTCAAGAAAGGCAGCAGGGGTTGACTGCGACGTTATCGTGTTCTGCGGTGTCAACTTCATGGCGGAGAGTGCATCCATACTCTCACCCGAGAAGACTGTTTTACTGCCGGAACCCGATGCAAACTGCCCGATGGCGGACATGATCCGCGTGGAGGGTGAAAGAAAGGTCTGGAAGAGCTTTCCCGGCTATGAGCAGCAGCCGGCCTTTGTTTTTCCTCACGGTTATACGTTAAGGGACATCAAGGCTGAACACCCGGGCCTGCCTGTGGTTACATACGTTAATACAACAGCGGATGTCAAGGCCGAGAGTGACATCTGCTGCACATCCGCAAACGTGGTCAAGGTTATAGAATCGCTCCCCGGCAGCGAGGTAATATGCATACCCGACAGAAACCTCTCTGCATGGGCAGCCACAAAGACCAACAAAAAAATCATATCCTGGGACGGCTTCTGTCATGTCCATGACCGGGTGACTGCAGAGGATGCAAGGAGGGCGCGCAGGGAGCATCCCGATGCGGTCCTGATGGCGCACCCGGAGTGCCGGCTTGAGGTGCTTGAGCTTGCCGATCACGTAACAAGCACATCGGGAATGCTCAGGCACGCAGGGTCCTCCGACGCCGTGGAGTTTGTTGTAGGCACCGAGATCGGCCTTATGTACCGCCTGAGGAAGGAAAACCCCGGCAAGGTCTTTCATCC includes the following:
- the nadA gene encoding quinolinate synthase A, coding for MEEQKRIIEEILKLKDLRRAVLLAHNYQRDEVQEIADFVGDSLELSRKAAGVDCDVIVFCGVNFMAESASILSPEKTVLLPEPDANCPMADMIRVEGERKVWKSFPGYEQQPAFVFPHGYTLRDIKAEHPGLPVVTYVNTTADVKAESDICCTSANVVKVIESLPGSEVICIPDRNLSAWAATKTNKKIISWDGFCHVHDRVTAEDARRARREHPDAVLMAHPECRLEVLELADHVTSTSGMLRHAGSSDAVEFVVGTEIGLMYRLRKENPGKVFHPLRKDMICPNMKKTRLTSVLTALREMKHAISVPEDVRVRAKKALDRMLEIK